TGTAGCGTATGTTTAATAAGAACTCCATAGAAAATGAGATTCCGACGCAGTACTCCTTCGCCTGGAACCTGTTATTGctttccagtccagtccaaaCACTCCCATAGTGGAAGTCACAATAAGCGGCGACCAGCGCCAGCTGTTTGTGCAACCGGCTGCTAATGAACGCGACCCGGCCAAGCGCGTGGTCCACACGCGCACTCGATCACACCCGCGAAGCCATTCACGAAACCGcgatcggtgacggtggttcGTTGTTGTCGAGAACTGTGTGCTACTGAGCAATAGGGGAACGTATCTAGTAgttctgcagacaaaagtggTTCACGCGTTTACATTGCTCTTGATATTGCGGTGGTTACTGCGATAGTTCAAGGTAACGTTGAAGTAGAGAGTGGTTTCGCGCCCTACTGTGCATTGCATCAGCGTTTCTTGGTGTCGTTTCGAATGCGGAAGTGTAGAACCAAAGATAAAAAAGCAAACTGCACTGTGAATTCCTCCTTGAGAATCGGAAACTTGAACTGCAGGAAGCCGGTATCCTAGAAGCTGCGATCCTGATCGTTGAAAGATCAACTAGTGCTCTTTAACGCTCGTTGTTATAAGCAACAAGAGAACGTTGgaaaaatttatttttcatggATTGCTTCTCTTAATTAAATTAGCAACACGTCTGATTTGTGTATCATGCCAGAAAGACTTGTTGGTCCTTTCGTTTGTAGTACCTTCCGCATGGACTTACTCGCAGACACGATTATTACGATTTATATGCCGCTCCCGCTGAATCAGACAAGTCGACAGATATCAAGGGCACCGACTATCGTGGGAGTGTTACGTGATGATATCTATCTGTACCGGCTATCTAAATCCATCTAACCCCAGACGCCATTGGCGGGATCCAGTGTTATCGTGCATGCCATTTGAATCACGGGAATCGCGGGAATCGCGTGAGTCGGTGCACCGATTGATTTACGCGTGCGTCATAGAGTGATCCCAAGatattggtttggttttgcgtCGAGTGGGAGTTGTGCGATTTTTATAACCGGCTCTAGGTGGATCGCTATCACTATCAGATCTATCTTTTGACCGCCTCTCATACAGTGTAATAGAATACCCTAACTGTGATGTCGCATTTGGGTGCATTGAAGAAGTATCCACCGGCGAGCAAGGATCCTGTGTAGTAAACAGAATCGCGGACGTGAGGTGCTATAAATAAAGAGTAAAGTTGACCGTTACAGATTGTAGCTTTGCGCTGAAAGCAAACGATCGGCGGGCTTACCGAATAGTAAACAACGGCATGTCTCAAGTGATTACGATTGCGGCTTCCTGCGAGCTGCGGGCCGCAAATCGCATGTGACCTTCACTTCAGTCTACTCTAGTAACCTCACGCGTAACTGGCGAGTGTGGCGTATGGACCTGGTGCATCCGAGGTTCAGTTCGTGCGTCTAAGTACCTgataacgaacgaacacagGACGTTGTTGTGCTTACTAGTAGTTTGAACTCTTCGTACCGTGAGTGGCGTCAAATCCTCCTTCACAGTTCACTGCTAGTACGACAACCCCTTCGGGGGATTAGCTGTGCTGGCTGTCTTTGACGGTTTAGTACAACTGAATAAACATACCAACGCTCATGGGCACTTTCGAGAGGTTGAACCTTCACGAGGCGGCCTTACTGATAAGGTAGCGCAAGGCTTCGCTGAAAATTCAAAAACTGGATTAGTCTTGTTAGTGTCATTTTAATATGTTAAAAAGTGGACATGCGATTTTGGAGTTGACAACGAACTTTCTACTTCTTTTCAAATTTCACTAAACAAACAGGGCACAAACAAATTCGTGCCATTTAGAATAGAACCACCGGATTCGATTATCGGTTGGCGACCGATCAGGAAGAGGTTGGATGGCCTTTCGCTAACGACGTTGAGCACAACGTGGCGTTATGCACCCTTCCCCGCAGGCGTCCCCTTCTCGCTTAGCGTTCAAGTGGTTTTCTACGGTCAAAGTCCACCTCGAACCGACGACCGGTCTATCAGTAGGTCGAGGCGGGTGGGGGCCTATCATACTGGAACGACTGTACCGGAGCCGGCATAACCATATCGAAGTCAATCGAGACGGTCACACCAGTCCGTTCGGGCCGTTGTTTGGGTTGCGCTGACGCACGTTTCGCCGCACGTTCCACCGGGAGAAGTTCAACGACGGAACAATTGTTGTGCACGCAGTTCGCCGCGGTGCTTATGCAAAAAGATGTTacatgttgttgtttgctgttttcgcCTCGGTGCTGGTACTTTTGTCTCGGGTATATTATAATGTTCCCATTGAATTGCTAATTCAACTTGCACTTGTCAGGCGCGGAGatatattatttatttgagTTGCTTTAAATCACTTGCCTTTGTCAACACAAGtgatatgcaaatgaaatgggTTATATTTTCTTGAAACAAGGCATGCCATGTTATTTGTTATTATGTACAGATTATTCTTAACTGAATTTCTTGATTGAGATAGAAGATTGAACGGGATCCCGAGTatcgaagaaaagaaacaacatttaaaaatattttttttagcaaCATCTAGCACTCGGGAACAAAATCTACGTCAGAACCACTCTGTTAGCAATGAAATTAcaattgtttgccttttgtcACATCATTAAACGGTAAAGCACCTTTGGGGCCAACAGCATCTCCAGTAGCCCCCTTTATCGCCAGTATGCTAATGGGCTAGACCGCGTCTGTGGGGGAAGATAAATTAACGTGTTGCTGGCAAACAGGCTGTTGGCTAGCAGCTTTCCTGGACAAAATGACACGAGAGTATAATGCGCACAAATGCCTACTATGCTAATATGTCTAGTCACCGAAAGCTGGACGCCGCTGGTGCCTGTTATCAGACACTgacacgattttttttaaacagaatTATTATTGCTTTATGGTGGCCCCTACGAGTGGGCCAAGTCCAAAGTCCCGGGAGTGTGCATGCGACGCAGCTGATAGGATTGGGTGCCTTAGTTGGTGGGACAGAGTAGACGTGCCTATCGTATCGCGGTTCCGATAAGACAGAAGACAATTGCCTCTCCGAAGGGAAGGGATCAACCTTGATGCGTCATCTATGGGCGTTCGAGTTGCTCCGATTAATGAATGGGCGACTGATTTCAGTACCATTTCCGCCTCCACCGGTTACAGATGACGCCTGCACGGAGCACACTGGCCGACAGCCTGAGGGAGCTATACCAGTTCAGTGTGGTCGATTACTGCATGTTCGGTTTGATGCTCCTATTCTCGGCCGCCTGCGGTATCTACTTCGGGTTCTTCAAACGATCGACCGGTGATACGACGccggaaagcagcagcagcggtagtgatgacgacgagagtGGCTACCGGCGACGTTCGACAACGGGTGCGTCAGGTGGTGGGGGGAcgagcaagaagaaaaaggtcATCAGCAGCTTTGGTTCATCGACGATGGACGAGTACTTGCTGGGATCGCGTAAACTTAAGGCCTTTCCGGTGGCGATGAGCCTGGTGGCCGGCTACATCTCGGGTGTCACGATTTTGGGCACACCGGCGGAGATCTACAACTTTGGCACACAGTACTGGCTGATCGTGATACCGATACTGCTGATGGGAGTAGCCGTCTGTACGATCTATCTGCCGGTATTCTGTTCGCTGAAGCTCAACTCTTCGTACGAGTATCTGGAGCTGCGCTTCAACACCTATGTTCGTTCAATCGCTTCCGTAATGTTCGTGCTCGATGAGGTAGCTATTACGGTGAAGAAATGGCGCGGAAAGTGACCTAAAGATTGATCATCTCCTCTGTTCTTTTCCGCCTGTACAGCTTTTCTTCCTGCCTATGATAATCTACGTTCCGGCGTTGGCCTTCAATCAAGGTGAGTTATTGAGCGCTAACTGGATGAATCGGAGGGCGGAAATTCTGATAGAATATCTAaatctctctccttcttcccaCCCCTCCAGTAACGGGATTCAATCTGTACGTTATCGGAGCGATTGTTTGCGTGGTTTGCATCTTCTACACGCTACTGGTAAGGAATTCTCACACCGTCGGTCATggtcgcgttgcgttgcgtcggtATGAATCGCATTTTGATACAAATCGGCGTCTCATTGCAGGGTGGCATCAAGGCGGTCGTGTTTACCGATGCgtggcaggtggtggtgatgtttatCTCGGTCGTCGTTGTAGTGATCATCGGAACGATCGCCATCGGTGGTCCTGATGTCATCTGGGATCGATCGGTTGAGGGCGGTCGCATCGATTTCTTCAAGTAAGTGGTCAAATGCCTCCCCATTCTTTGTCAACATCGGCGCATGGTCAGTTTTGCCGCGCATTGCCGCCAATGATAAGGCGGAAGACGGTTTGATAAGATGCCCTACTGATATATTGTCCAGTCGCATCAGGACAATTCGATCGGTATTGTTATGCCGACGGGGTGTTTGCTAGTGATTCCAATCGGTTGGATGTTTATGGCCAGTCGTAATTAGGGCTGTCTTGGAATCATATCTATCGCACGGATGCGTATGTCATTGATGAGTAGCTGATACTGATTGCGGTGCGGGCCCTGCTTTCGATTAATTTATGAGCCCTACACTACAAGTGGTGTGGATTGGTAGTGATTTTGTTGGCTTTTAATATAAAGCCATCGTGGACGTTACCACTAAGATGCCAAAGTGATTCCTAGTAACTGATCTGATGCATTAAATTCTTCTTTGCAGCATGAACCCTTCTCTATATGAACGGCAAACGTTCTGGGCTGTCCTGATCGGAGGATTTTTCTACTGGACTTCCTTCAATTCCGTCAATCAAACGATGGTACAACGGTACATGTCACTTCCTAATCTGAAGAAAGCGAAGCTGTAAGTAGATAGACAACAAGGAGCAGATGGAATCAGCTAATAACTGTGctatttatttcttcttttttcagTTCCATCGCTATGTTTACCGTCGGCATGGGAGTGTTTGTATCGGTTTGCTGTTATGCCGGGTTGCTACTGTACGGTAAGTGTCAAAGTTACCAAAGTGGTAGCTTGTAATTGATGATGCATtgtatctctctatctcaagGCAAGTACTATCAGTGCGATCCGGCCACCGTTGGACTGGTGACGACGGATGATCAGCTGTTTCCACACTACGTAATGGAAGCCGTAGGGAAGCTGAAGGGTATACCGGGTTTGTTTATTGCCGGTGTGTTCGGTGCGGCACTCAGTTCGCTCTCGGTCGTGCTAAACTCTACCTCTGCCGTGCTTCTGGAGGATATCCTGAAGGGGCTTTTCCGTGTTAACCCGAGTCCGTTTGTGGCCAACCTTTTCGTTCGGGGCAGTGTCATCGTGCTGGGATTGGCCGCCATGGGTTGCCTGTTTATTATCGAGCGGTTAGGTGGTATTCTTAGTGTGGCTACCTCACTATCGGCCATTGCGGCCGGTACGACCTGTGGTATCTTTACGCTGGGGATGTTGATCCCGTGGAGCAACACGCAGGGTGCACTCGTTGGTGGCGTTTCGGGCGCCTTGCTGTCCGGTTGGGTATCGCTGGGGAGTCAGTTCGCAGGAGCGGCCGGTGAAATCGCACCGCACAAGCTGCCCGTATCAGTCGATGGGTGCATCGAAGATTTGCTAACTAATGTGACGATTGTCAATCCGGCCTATCCGGATGAGACCGGTGTGTTTCCGTTGTATCGACTATCGTACCATTGGATCACTCCGATCGGTGTGCTAACGGTATTGATCGTCGGTACGATCATATCCTTCCTGACCGGGCCCCGTGATCTGCGTTACATCGACCCGGAGCTGATCTCACCCGTCATCCATCGGTTCCTACCGCAGGAATCGTTCGGTAACTATGGAACCGCCAGCCGAAGCACGGCTGGCTCGGTTGTAGCTAACTTTTGCGAAGAAATGCAACCACAGTGCAGCAGAGTGGTGCACACGGTGGAACATAATGGACAGGTAAGTGTTCAGTGCGTTATAACACATAACAAAGGAATCATTTGTGCTTTGACCATTAATGATTAcaacattcttcttcttcaaggCAACGAaatctcgatgatgatgaaccatCAGCAAGCAATGGAACCAAATTGGTTTGCAAACGTACTTCACGTGCGAGGTGTTCTTGGTGCATCTAAACAGTGT
The sequence above is a segment of the Anopheles darlingi chromosome 2, idAnoDarlMG_H_01, whole genome shotgun sequence genome. Coding sequences within it:
- the LOC125950475 gene encoding sodium-coupled monocarboxylate transporter 1 gives rise to the protein MTPARSTLADSLRELYQFSVVDYCMFGLMLLFSAACGIYFGFFKRSTGDTTPESSSSGSDDDESGYRRRSTTGASGGGGTSKKKKVISSFGSSTMDEYLLGSRKLKAFPVAMSLVAGYISGVTILGTPAEIYNFGTQYWLIVIPILLMGVAVCTIYLPVFCSLKLNSSYEYLELRFNTYVRSIASVMFVLDELFFLPMIIYVPALAFNQVTGFNLYVIGAIVCVVCIFYTLLGGIKAVVFTDAWQVVVMFISVVVVVIIGTIAIGGPDVIWDRSVEGGRIDFFNMNPSLYERQTFWAVLIGGFFYWTSFNSVNQTMVQRYMSLPNLKKAKLSIAMFTVGMGVFVSVCCYAGLLLYGKYYQCDPATVGLVTTDDQLFPHYVMEAVGKLKGIPGLFIAGVFGAALSSLSVVLNSTSAVLLEDILKGLFRVNPSPFVANLFVRGSVIVLGLAAMGCLFIIERLGGILSVATSLSAIAAGTTCGIFTLGMLIPWSNTQGALVGGVSGALLSGWVSLGSQFAGAAGEIAPHKLPVSVDGCIEDLLTNVTIVNPAYPDETGVFPLYRLSYHWITPIGVLTVLIVGTIISFLTGPRDLRYIDPELISPVIHRFLPQESFGNYGTASRSTAGSVVANFCEEMQPQCSRVVHTVEHNGQATKSR